Proteins from a single region of Labeo rohita strain BAU-BD-2019 unplaced genomic scaffold, IGBB_LRoh.1.0 scaffold_1297, whole genome shotgun sequence:
- the LOC127158000 gene encoding histone H4: MSGRGKGGKGLGKGGAKRHRKVLRDNIQGITKPAIRRLARRGGVKRISGLIYEETRGVLKVFLENVIRDAVTYTEHAKRKTVTAMDVVYALKRQGRTLYGFGG; this comes from the coding sequence ATGTCAGGAAGAGGCAAAGGTGGTAAAGGACTCGGAAAAGGAGGCGCTAAGCGTCACCGTAAAGTTCTGCGTGATAACATCCAGGGAATCACCAAACCCGCCATCCGTCGTCTCGCTCGCCGTGGCGGTGTGAAGCGTATCTCCGGTCTGATCTACGAGGAGACTCGCGGTGTGTTGAAGGTGTTTTTGGAGAACGTGATCCGTGATGCTGTTACCTACACTGAGCACGCCAAGAGAAAGACTGTCACCGCCATGGACGTCGTGTACGCTCTGAAACGACAGGGACGCACCCTGTACGGTTTTGGTGGTTAA